In Thioalkalivibrio paradoxus ARh 1, the following are encoded in one genomic region:
- a CDS encoding helicase HerA-like domain-containing protein, translating into MKEHPLLIGAAGHPVAITAKMANRHGLIAGATGTGKTITLQVLAQSFSDMGVPVFVPDIKGDLSGIAAAGNASERVHERARRVGLDRIEFHGAPTVFWDALGEHGHPLRLTLADFGPVLLSRLLNLNDTQTGLMQLVFRVADDQGWLLLDLKDLRAMLAWVHDHRRDLNSRYGSVAPASIGAIQRSLLMLEAQDGERFFGEPAVTLDDFLQTDAGGRGVVNILHAERLYRNSPLIYSTLLLWLLSELFEQLPEVGDPDKPRCVLFFDEAHLLFRDTPKSLVDRIEQVVRLIRSKGVGVYFVTQSPTDLPEAVLGQLGNRVQHALRAFTPRDQRAVRVAAQTFRPNPELDTEAVLTELGVGEALVSVLDSGGRPTPVERTLIRPPASRIGPLTDSERRAILESSVLAGVYDEPLDRESAYEILQRQAEAALDAEHTVDVRPQRPAPPRKPARGGRPREGVLAATARSTARSIGTQIGRQIVRGLLGSLTGRRR; encoded by the coding sequence GTGAAGGAACACCCGCTGCTCATTGGCGCGGCCGGTCATCCCGTGGCCATCACCGCGAAGATGGCCAACCGCCATGGCCTGATCGCCGGCGCCACCGGCACCGGCAAGACCATCACCCTGCAGGTGCTTGCGCAGAGCTTCTCGGACATGGGCGTCCCGGTGTTCGTGCCCGACATCAAGGGCGATCTCTCGGGGATTGCCGCCGCGGGCAACGCCAGCGAACGCGTGCACGAGCGCGCCCGCCGCGTCGGCCTGGATCGCATCGAGTTCCACGGCGCGCCCACGGTGTTCTGGGATGCACTCGGCGAACACGGCCATCCCCTGCGCCTGACCCTCGCCGACTTCGGCCCGGTGTTGCTGAGCCGGTTGCTGAACCTGAACGATACCCAGACCGGCCTGATGCAGCTGGTGTTCCGCGTGGCGGATGACCAGGGCTGGCTGCTGCTCGATCTCAAGGATCTACGCGCAATGCTTGCCTGGGTCCACGACCACCGCAGGGACTTGAACAGCCGCTACGGCAGCGTCGCCCCGGCAAGCATCGGCGCGATCCAGCGCTCGCTGCTGATGCTCGAAGCACAGGACGGCGAACGGTTCTTCGGCGAGCCTGCGGTGACGCTGGACGATTTCCTGCAGACCGACGCCGGCGGCAGGGGTGTGGTCAATATCCTGCATGCCGAACGGCTCTACCGGAACAGCCCGCTGATCTATTCGACGCTGCTGTTGTGGCTGCTGTCGGAGCTGTTCGAGCAACTGCCCGAAGTCGGCGACCCCGACAAACCCCGATGCGTGCTGTTCTTCGACGAGGCCCACCTGCTGTTCCGCGATACGCCGAAATCGCTGGTCGACCGCATCGAACAGGTGGTCCGGCTGATCCGCTCCAAGGGCGTCGGGGTCTATTTCGTGACTCAGAGTCCGACCGATCTGCCCGAGGCCGTGCTCGGCCAGTTGGGCAACCGGGTGCAACATGCGCTGCGAGCCTTCACGCCGCGCGACCAGCGCGCGGTTCGCGTCGCGGCCCAGACGTTTCGCCCGAATCCCGAGCTCGACACCGAAGCCGTGCTGACCGAGCTCGGCGTTGGCGAAGCCCTTGTCTCGGTTCTCGATTCCGGAGGCCGGCCGACCCCGGTGGAACGCACGCTGATCCGTCCGCCCGCCAGCCGGATCGGCCCGCTGACCGACAGCGAACGCCGTGCAATCCTGGAAAGCTCCGTGCTGGCGGGCGTGTACGACGAACCGCTCGACCGCGAATCCGCGTACGAAATCCTGCAACGGCAAGCCGAGGCCGCGCTGGACGCGGAGCACACCGTCGATGTGCGCCCTCAGCGCCCGGCCCCACCGCGCAAGCCGGCCCGGGGCGGCCGCCCCCGCGAGGGCGTCCTGGCCGCCACCGCACGAAGCACCGCCCGGTCGATCGGCACCCAGATCGGGCGGCAGATCGTCCGCGGCCTGCTCGGCTCGCTGACCGGTAGGCGGCGGTGA